One part of the Pseudemcibacter aquimaris genome encodes these proteins:
- a CDS encoding NAD-glutamate dehydrogenase produces MSSLTQKEIRLDTIIDYAKENKKPSLGEGFLNFIGAFYKNASPEDLSLRVDELYAIAISNWKFMSDFSESGKESKIRIFNPTLEEHGWVSSHTVIQILTKDMPFLIDSITSNLLEEGYALHMLVHPLLDNGRDKKGAFEQNSKTTVTESLMHIEITAISDQDEIKNLYAKLKQVTDFVHASVGDWKKILGKAEETMKNLEAAPKAVAKEEITEAQNFLKWMMDNNFTFLGYREYDHSNAKKPASGDGLGILRDSDVQVLRSPEGLVAISPEISDFMNNDPIMMVTKANVKSLVHRVVHLDYIGFKKYDSKGKVVRETRFVGLFTSDSYNQRAQNIPYLERKVRTVVDKSGFSYNSHDGKALFHILEALPRDELFQIDIDTLYKTSIGILHLNLRPQCKAFVRKDKFERFVSVLVFVPRDLYNSNLRSKIEDILCEEFNGELSSRYAQMSNERIARWHFIIRTKPGEVRDAKTDVINNRIAKVAQSWTDYFHEVLIDRYGEETAIELYKKFSKAFKPAYQEHFDPRFAVTDVDKMEILPEKDNIAFNFYREPEDPEHVVRLKIYTSQNTIALSDCLPMLENMGLRVIEEFCYDVYTGSDDDQIHYSIHDFYLEDPEKNPFDLTALKVPMEHALRVIWLGKIDNDGFNKLVRKCAMTYPQALILRVYGKYLKQLGSSYSEFYMQDTLTEFSDVAKLLASLFEVKFSTHLEKGVDRDKEAAKIVAQIKELLKNVNILDQDRILRSYLNVIECSLRTNFYQKDESGNNKTYISIKIKSEGVQEAPKPRPYAEIFVYSARFEGVHLRFGPVARGGLRWSDRREDYRTEILGLVKAQQVKNTVIVPVGAKGGFVPKQMPIHPTREQFMDEGIACYKQFISGLLDITDNLKNGDVIPPRDVIRQDGDDPYLVVAADKGTATFSDIANGLAQDYDFWLDDAFASGGSVGYDHKKMGITARGAWVSVQRHFREQGIDVQKDSILVAGIGDMSGDVFGNGLLCSEAVKLVAAFDHRDIFIDPDPDPAKSYKERKRMFDLPRSSWEDYNKKLISKGGGIFSRSLKSIDLTPEIKALLDFDDDVTTATPNELMRAILKSQVDLLWFGGIGTYVKSEDESHGEAGDRANDPIRVNGKELRCKVIGEGGNLGCTQLGRIEYSLNGGMLNTDAVDNSAGVDCSDNEVNIKILLNSAVSEGKMTGKQRDTILEEMTDDVAELVLRDNYLQSQAISIAKSSSIKQLDSFERYLDELEKSANLDRELEFLPNDETMEERTEKSLGLTRPEISVLIAYAKMSLFDSLMESDFLDDPYLVKFLEKSFPDRLSKNYKNEMLNHQLRKPIIAKVICNDIVNRGGIQAIKEETGASGAEIARAAIITSEVFNLDNLWERIEGLDYKSPSTIQLLMLMDVEEFARRQTIWFLNNTDSKKSLKEIIDTYKPGIEAINKMDTGSSNDEGILVKKNMYSEQNVDKDLAEYIASLDVKTASCDLVQVAQELGVDVKSVASAYFIFGHELGFDWLRSQAELVETSDHWDRLAVNSILGDLQDQQKILTRTALNGSKGKECKKAAEKWISDNKLSTERVKKLLQDFQHAGTINVTKMGFAARQIRNVVVD; encoded by the coding sequence GTGAGCAGCTTGACCCAAAAAGAGATCCGATTAGACACAATTATCGATTATGCCAAAGAAAATAAAAAGCCTTCCCTAGGGGAAGGTTTTCTCAATTTTATAGGCGCTTTTTACAAAAACGCATCGCCAGAAGATTTAAGTCTTCGTGTTGATGAATTATATGCCATTGCCATTAGTAACTGGAAATTCATGTCTGACTTTTCAGAATCCGGCAAAGAGTCAAAAATAAGAATTTTCAACCCAACCTTAGAAGAGCATGGATGGGTATCATCCCATACCGTTATTCAGATCCTGACTAAGGATATGCCCTTCTTAATTGATTCCATCACATCAAACTTGCTTGAAGAAGGATATGCCTTGCATATGCTGGTTCATCCACTGCTTGATAATGGCCGCGATAAAAAAGGTGCGTTTGAACAGAATAGCAAGACCACGGTTACAGAATCCCTGATGCATATTGAAATTACTGCCATCAGTGATCAGGATGAAATTAAAAACCTTTACGCTAAGCTAAAACAGGTCACTGATTTTGTTCATGCATCCGTTGGCGACTGGAAGAAAATCCTCGGTAAAGCCGAAGAAACAATGAAAAACCTCGAAGCGGCGCCAAAAGCAGTTGCAAAAGAGGAAATCACCGAAGCTCAGAATTTCCTAAAATGGATGATGGATAATAATTTCACCTTCTTAGGATACCGTGAATATGATCACTCAAACGCGAAAAAGCCCGCTTCTGGTGATGGACTGGGTATTTTAAGAGATTCTGATGTTCAGGTATTAAGAAGCCCAGAAGGGCTGGTTGCCATTTCCCCTGAAATTTCTGATTTCATGAATAACGATCCGATTATGATGGTCACTAAAGCGAATGTGAAGTCGCTTGTTCACCGCGTCGTTCACCTTGATTATATCGGTTTCAAAAAATACGACAGCAAAGGAAAAGTTGTTCGTGAAACTCGTTTCGTCGGCCTTTTCACATCTGACAGTTATAACCAACGCGCTCAAAATATTCCTTATCTTGAACGTAAGGTACGTACCGTTGTGGATAAATCAGGCTTTTCATATAACAGTCATGACGGAAAAGCGCTCTTTCATATTCTGGAAGCACTTCCGCGCGATGAGTTGTTCCAGATCGACATTGATACACTATATAAAACATCAATTGGCATTCTGCATCTAAACCTGAGACCACAGTGCAAGGCTTTTGTCAGAAAAGACAAATTTGAACGCTTTGTTTCCGTACTCGTGTTTGTGCCAAGGGATTTATATAATTCAAACCTACGTTCAAAAATCGAAGACATCCTGTGTGAAGAATTTAACGGCGAATTGTCATCCCGTTACGCACAAATGAGCAATGAACGCATCGCCCGTTGGCATTTCATCATCAGAACAAAGCCTGGTGAAGTAAGAGATGCCAAAACGGATGTCATAAACAACCGTATCGCCAAGGTCGCACAAAGCTGGACCGATTATTTCCATGAAGTTCTTATCGACCGATATGGCGAAGAAACAGCGATCGAGCTTTACAAAAAATTCAGCAAAGCATTCAAACCTGCCTATCAGGAACATTTTGATCCTCGTTTTGCGGTTACTGATGTTGATAAAATGGAAATCCTTCCGGAAAAAGACAACATCGCCTTTAATTTCTACCGCGAGCCGGAAGACCCAGAACATGTAGTTCGCTTAAAAATTTATACTAGTCAAAACACCATTGCGCTAAGTGATTGTTTACCGATGCTTGAAAACATGGGTTTACGGGTCATAGAGGAATTTTGCTATGATGTTTACACTGGGTCTGATGATGATCAAATTCATTACAGCATCCATGATTTCTATCTGGAAGATCCGGAAAAAAATCCTTTCGACCTTACGGCTCTAAAAGTTCCAATGGAACATGCATTAAGAGTGATCTGGCTTGGTAAAATTGACAATGACGGGTTTAACAAATTGGTTCGCAAATGTGCCATGACATACCCGCAAGCATTAATTTTAAGGGTTTATGGTAAATATTTAAAACAGCTCGGCAGTTCATACAGTGAATTTTATATGCAAGATACACTGACCGAATTTTCAGATGTTGCAAAACTACTAGCGAGCTTGTTTGAAGTTAAGTTTTCAACTCATTTGGAAAAAGGCGTTGATCGCGATAAGGAAGCTGCGAAGATTGTCGCACAGATTAAAGAGCTTCTTAAAAACGTAAATATCCTTGATCAGGACCGCATCCTTAGAAGTTATCTTAATGTGATTGAATGTTCATTAAGAACAAACTTTTACCAAAAAGATGAAAGCGGAAACAATAAAACCTATATTTCCATAAAAATTAAAAGTGAAGGTGTACAAGAAGCACCTAAACCAAGACCATATGCTGAAATTTTTGTTTATTCCGCACGTTTCGAAGGTGTGCATTTAAGATTTGGCCCTGTTGCCCGTGGCGGCTTACGCTGGTCAGACCGCCGCGAAGATTACCGTACGGAAATTCTTGGCCTTGTAAAAGCGCAACAAGTTAAAAACACTGTGATTGTGCCAGTTGGTGCCAAAGGTGGCTTTGTTCCAAAACAAATGCCAATTCACCCAACACGTGAACAATTCATGGATGAAGGCATTGCCTGCTATAAACAATTTATTTCAGGGCTTCTTGATATTACAGATAACCTGAAAAATGGTGATGTTATACCACCACGCGATGTGATCAGACAGGATGGCGACGATCCGTATCTTGTTGTCGCTGCCGATAAGGGTACAGCAACATTTTCCGATATCGCGAACGGGCTAGCACAAGATTATGATTTCTGGCTTGATGATGCATTTGCATCCGGTGGTTCCGTTGGTTATGACCATAAGAAAATGGGAATCACTGCACGCGGCGCATGGGTTAGTGTTCAACGTCACTTCCGTGAACAGGGAATTGATGTACAAAAAGACAGCATCCTTGTTGCTGGTATTGGTGACATGTCAGGTGACGTATTCGGTAACGGACTTCTTTGTTCCGAGGCCGTGAAGCTAGTTGCCGCATTTGACCACCGTGATATCTTCATCGATCCGGATCCGGATCCTGCCAAATCATATAAAGAACGTAAACGTATGTTTGATCTGCCACGTTCTAGCTGGGAAGATTATAATAAGAAATTGATTAGTAAAGGTGGCGGTATCTTTAGTAGATCTCTAAAATCAATTGATCTAACCCCTGAGATTAAAGCGCTACTAGATTTCGATGATGACGTCACGACAGCAACACCGAATGAATTGATGCGCGCGATCCTTAAATCACAAGTTGATTTATTATGGTTCGGCGGTATCGGCACATACGTGAAATCAGAAGATGAAAGCCACGGCGAAGCAGGCGATAGAGCCAACGACCCAATCCGTGTAAACGGTAAGGAGCTTCGCTGTAAAGTTATTGGTGAAGGCGGAAACCTTGGTTGTACTCAACTGGGCCGTATTGAATACTCGCTTAATGGCGGTATGCTGAATACGGATGCTGTTGATAACTCAGCCGGTGTTGACTGCTCTGATAACGAAGTAAACATCAAAATTCTTCTAAATAGTGCAGTTTCCGAAGGTAAAATGACCGGCAAGCAACGTGATACTATTCTCGAAGAAATGACAGATGATGTTGCAGAACTGGTGCTGCGTGATAATTATCTTCAGTCACAGGCAATCAGCATCGCAAAATCAAGCAGCATCAAACAGCTTGATAGTTTTGAACGTTATCTTGATGAGCTTGAAAAATCCGCGAATCTTGACCGTGAACTAGAATTTCTTCCGAATGATGAAACCATGGAAGAGCGCACAGAAAAATCACTGGGTCTTACAAGACCAGAAATTTCAGTGTTGATTGCTTATGCGAAAATGTCACTGTTTGATAGCCTGATGGAAAGTGATTTTCTTGATGATCCTTATCTGGTGAAATTCCTGGAAAAATCATTCCCGGATCGTTTAAGCAAAAATTACAAAAATGAAATGCTTAATCACCAACTTAGAAAGCCAATTATTGCTAAGGTTATTTGTAATGATATTGTAAACCGTGGCGGTATTCAGGCGATCAAGGAAGAAACCGGTGCTAGTGGTGCTGAAATTGCACGTGCAGCCATCATCACAAGCGAGGTATTTAATCTTGATAACCTATGGGAACGCATTGAAGGTCTTGATTATAAATCACCATCGACCATTCAACTGTTAATGTTGATGGATGTTGAAGAATTTGCCCGTCGTCAGACCATTTGGTTCTTAAACAATACGGACAGCAAGAAATCATTAAAAGAAATTATCGACACATATAAACCGGGAATTGAAGCCATTAACAAAATGGATACCGGTTCATCGAACGATGAAGGTATTCTTGTCAAAAAGAATATGTATTCCGAACAAAATGTTGATAAAGATCTTGCTGAATATATTGCGAGCCTTGATGTTAAAACGGCATCTTGTGATTTGGTTCAGGTTGCACAAGAACTTGGCGTTGATGTGAAAAGCGTGGCCAGCGCATACTTTATCTTTGGCCATGAGCTTGGTTTTGACTGGCTTAGATCACAGGCAGAGCTTGTTGAAACCAGTGACCATTGGGACCGTTTGGCGGTGAACAGTATTCTTGGTGATCTTCAGGATCAGCAAAAAATTCTGACCCGCACGGCCCTTAATGGATCAAAAGGCAAAGAATGCAAGAAAGCGGCAGAAAAATGGATTTCCGATAACAAGCTTTCCACTGAACGTGTGAAAAAGCTGCTTCAGGATTTCCAACATGCCGGCACAATCAATGTCACAAAAATGGGCTTTGCTGCCCGTCAAATCCGTAACGTAGTTGTGGATTAA
- a CDS encoding protein adenylyltransferase SelO: MSFKFNNHYADLGSAFYTALDPTPLPNPEKVIFNDDEIKNSGLDVFNKNELISFFSGNAYPEGAHPLAMKYTGHQFGYYNPDLGDGRGLLMGQFDYNGSLYDLHLKGAGRTPYSRMGDGRAVLRSSIREFLASEALHHLGIPTTRALGITTSDEPVRRESIERATMLMRLSDSHIRFGSFEYLYYTDQHDELEKLCEYTIKHHFRECINDNKPIDSFALSAANKTAQLIAKWQAFGFAHGVLNTDNMSITGHTFDYGPYGFMEQYDPYYICNHSDDHGRYAFNKQPAIGYWNLQALIQALSPLINKETQLEALETYQETFLKSYHNLMSAKIGLPNLNVDDKNLYQDLLDYIEGYKIDYTCFFRDLSHYKMGDGAGSIDNLKPNAREFEPWFKQYDGHLSNSGVLESARHQQMQQINPKYILRNYLAQIAIQNAEQGDYEELHTLYEILKKPYAEQEEHQSYAKESPDWGKNLQISCSS, from the coding sequence ATGTCTTTTAAATTCAACAATCATTATGCTGATCTTGGCAGCGCATTTTATACTGCGCTTGACCCCACACCATTACCAAACCCTGAAAAAGTTATCTTTAATGATGACGAAATTAAAAACAGCGGCCTTGATGTATTTAATAAAAATGAGCTGATTTCCTTTTTTAGCGGCAATGCCTATCCAGAAGGGGCACACCCCCTTGCCATGAAATATACTGGCCATCAGTTTGGCTATTATAATCCGGACCTTGGCGATGGCCGTGGTTTATTAATGGGACAATTTGATTATAACGGCAGTCTTTATGATCTTCATTTAAAAGGTGCAGGCAGAACCCCTTATTCGAGAATGGGGGACGGAAGAGCGGTTTTAAGATCAAGCATTCGTGAATTTCTAGCAAGTGAAGCACTACACCACCTAGGTATTCCAACAACCCGTGCATTGGGTATTACAACAAGTGATGAACCCGTAAGACGCGAAAGCATTGAACGAGCCACCATGTTAATGCGATTAAGTGATAGTCATATTCGATTTGGGTCATTTGAATATCTTTATTATACGGATCAGCATGATGAACTTGAAAAGTTGTGCGAATACACCATTAAGCATCACTTTCGAGAGTGTATTAATGATAACAAACCCATTGATTCCTTTGCTTTATCAGCAGCAAACAAAACGGCACAACTTATTGCAAAATGGCAAGCGTTCGGTTTTGCCCATGGTGTACTTAACACCGATAACATGTCAATCACGGGGCATACTTTCGACTATGGTCCATATGGGTTTATGGAACAATACGACCCTTATTATATCTGCAATCATTCTGATGATCATGGTCGTTATGCCTTTAACAAGCAACCCGCTATTGGCTATTGGAATTTGCAGGCACTAATTCAAGCGTTAAGCCCGCTGATTAATAAAGAAACTCAGCTTGAAGCACTCGAAACCTATCAGGAAACATTTTTAAAATCCTATCACAATTTAATGTCTGCAAAAATAGGATTGCCTAATTTGAATGTGGATGACAAAAACCTCTACCAGGATTTGCTTGACTATATAGAAGGCTACAAAATCGATTACACGTGTTTTTTCCGCGATTTAAGCCATTATAAAATGGGCGATGGTGCGGGCTCGATAGATAATCTTAAACCTAATGCCCGCGAATTTGAACCATGGTTTAAACAGTATGATGGGCATTTGAGCAATTCAGGCGTTTTAGAAAGTGCTCGCCATCAACAAATGCAACAGATCAACCCAAAATATATTTTAAGAAATTATCTTGCCCAGATTGCCATCCAGAATGCGGAACAAGGCGATTATGAAGAACTTCACACATTATATGAAATATTGAAAAAACCATATGCTGAACAGGAAGAGCATCAATCATATGCGAAGGAAAGTCCGGATTGGGGTAAAAACCTGCAGATCAGTTGTTCATCATAA
- a CDS encoding Na+/H+ antiporter NhaC family protein, producing MYHATFAYSSKINRYEGISMGWLTILPQVVAIGVVIWRKEVILALLAGIFTAEFLLLFDAANTTAALAPIETIERIVSVFESPGNTKVLMFSLIIGCLIAYMRHSGGVTALVEFMINRGVTKTKKQAGLLTFFTGIVLFVESNLSVITAGILSRGIFDKFGMSRERLAYVIDSTSAPVCILLLLNGWGAVALANMQQSGLENAESALVGSIFYNFYAWIALIIVLFTILTDKIHGPLKEYEKAMQKKIEDQQAPEFEGTKARFMVVPLISLISLIFVFMYWTGDGVIREGDGSSSILYATIISCMVAYIMMLSSKMFSHVKLVDIGFKGMNELLPLVTIVLLSLALGASLRDLGTGAFVAGLASDTLPLILIVPMLFLASSLMAFSTGTSWGTFALMIPIAVPLIQMLGLPPAFVISAVLGGGVFGDHCSPISDTTVISSVASGCDLLDHVKTQLPYALIGGVLAFITYFLVGLVII from the coding sequence ATTTATCACGCAACATTCGCATACTCTTCAAAAATTAATCGATATGAGGGAATTTCAATGGGTTGGCTTACCATCTTGCCACAAGTCGTGGCAATCGGGGTTGTAATATGGCGTAAAGAAGTAATTTTGGCATTGCTCGCCGGGATATTCACAGCAGAATTTCTTTTGTTATTTGACGCCGCGAACACAACGGCCGCCCTCGCCCCCATTGAAACCATTGAACGTATCGTTAGCGTTTTTGAAAGCCCCGGCAACACCAAGGTATTGATGTTTTCCCTCATCATTGGTTGCTTGATCGCCTATATGCGCCATTCTGGTGGCGTGACAGCACTGGTTGAATTTATGATCAACCGCGGTGTGACCAAAACCAAAAAACAAGCGGGTCTTCTGACATTTTTCACAGGGATCGTATTATTCGTGGAAAGTAACTTAAGCGTTATTACAGCGGGAATCCTATCCCGTGGGATTTTCGATAAATTTGGTATGAGCCGCGAACGACTGGCCTACGTCATCGATAGTACCAGTGCGCCTGTTTGTATATTGCTGCTTCTAAATGGGTGGGGCGCTGTGGCACTTGCCAACATGCAGCAATCCGGCCTTGAAAATGCGGAAAGCGCACTTGTCGGTTCCATATTTTATAACTTTTATGCCTGGATCGCATTGATCATTGTACTGTTCACAATTTTGACCGATAAAATCCATGGCCCGCTAAAAGAATATGAAAAAGCCATGCAGAAAAAGATCGAAGATCAACAAGCCCCAGAATTTGAAGGCACAAAAGCGCGTTTCATGGTGGTACCTCTCATTTCATTAATCAGTTTGATATTTGTTTTCATGTATTGGACTGGCGACGGCGTCATCCGTGAGGGGGATGGATCCAGTTCAATACTCTATGCAACCATTATTTCCTGTATGGTTGCCTATATCATGATGTTATCCAGCAAAATGTTCAGCCATGTCAAACTTGTTGATATTGGTTTTAAAGGAATGAATGAATTGCTGCCACTGGTCACCATCGTACTATTATCGCTCGCGCTTGGAGCTAGTTTGCGCGATCTTGGTACTGGCGCCTTTGTCGCAGGACTTGCCAGTGATACATTGCCGCTGATCTTAATTGTACCGATGCTGTTTCTTGCATCCAGTCTGATGGCATTTTCAACAGGAACATCATGGGGCACATTCGCCCTGATGATTCCAATTGCTGTTCCGCTTATTCAAATGCTGGGCTTGCCGCCTGCTTTTGTCATTTCCGCTGTTCTTGGCGGCGGTGTGTTTGGTGATCATTGCTCACCGATTTCCGATACCACGGTAATTTCATCGGTGGCATCCGGTTGTGACCTTCTTGATCATGTAAAAACGCAGCTTCCGTACGCCCTAATTGGTGGTGTGCTGGCCTTTATTACATATTTCCTAGTTGGATTGGTTATCATTTAA
- a CDS encoding amidohydrolase — translation MKLSKRFGTLSVAAAAMLLSACGEQAAEAPEMAVNANAADVVFMGGDVYTVEESQPWAKGVAVSGNKIVAIFENDADADAYIGYGTRVIDLKGRMLMPGFIDGHTHFDRAGAQINDVNLLKIHETEALRVELQRVMSNIPEGEWITRGAWGAYEAWGAGEAAVEEGKGAGFTDRWKPTAAEIDDITPNTPVFVQSFERPAELYLANTAALKAAGLENEALDGMDVDENGKPTGLIYKDSPAIERINAVVQEKSHERLLNEARAGLQRMREGGIVEIHDITHEGRDEIFAELQEKGELTARVWMRADLSRAKEFNDKGIKMGSHPRTGEEDHYLRWGAYKGYIDGIMGSHGALFFEPYNDRPGYYGRYRHHTSDDPEMLEENMEKMYAYLLEANKGGFKANVHAIGTKGVALMLDTYERLQKDVGGSLEGFRVIHNQVVRPVDFPRFNQLGVIAEINPYHLSDDMRWMEERIGFERSKGAYAFNSLLKNGSTLIFASDWPGTNAAEYYNHPKYLLNAAVNRTTLQGTPEGGWFPEEKISLEESIKAYTINGAEGTFEGHVRGSIKEGKYADLVIIDRNLFNIPPADLINMEIDMTMVNGNIVYERVAN, via the coding sequence ATGAAATTATCGAAGAGATTCGGTACGCTTAGTGTTGCCGCCGCTGCTATGTTACTTAGCGCATGTGGTGAACAGGCAGCAGAAGCACCAGAAATGGCAGTAAACGCCAATGCGGCGGATGTCGTTTTTATGGGCGGTGACGTCTATACAGTTGAAGAAAGCCAACCTTGGGCCAAGGGTGTAGCAGTTTCCGGCAACAAAATTGTCGCAATTTTTGAAAATGATGCAGATGCTGATGCCTATATCGGCTATGGTACACGCGTGATTGACCTTAAGGGTCGTATGTTGATGCCTGGTTTCATTGATGGTCATACACATTTTGACCGCGCGGGCGCACAAATCAATGATGTTAACTTACTTAAAATTCACGAAACAGAAGCCCTAAGAGTTGAGCTTCAACGCGTAATGAGCAATATTCCTGAAGGGGAATGGATCACACGTGGTGCATGGGGTGCTTATGAAGCATGGGGTGCCGGTGAAGCAGCCGTTGAAGAAGGAAAAGGCGCAGGCTTCACTGATCGCTGGAAACCAACAGCGGCTGAAATTGATGATATCACACCAAATACACCAGTATTTGTTCAAAGTTTCGAACGTCCGGCAGAACTTTATCTTGCCAATACCGCAGCCCTTAAAGCAGCCGGTCTTGAAAATGAAGCACTAGACGGCATGGATGTGGATGAAAACGGCAAACCAACAGGTTTGATTTATAAAGATTCACCAGCCATCGAACGTATCAATGCAGTTGTTCAGGAAAAATCACATGAACGCCTATTAAACGAAGCACGTGCTGGTCTTCAACGCATGCGTGAAGGCGGTATCGTCGAAATTCACGATATCACCCACGAAGGTCGCGATGAAATTTTTGCAGAACTTCAGGAAAAAGGTGAACTGACAGCCCGTGTATGGATGCGTGCTGACCTTTCCCGTGCAAAAGAATTTAACGATAAAGGTATCAAAATGGGTAGCCATCCACGTACTGGCGAAGAAGATCATTATCTTCGTTGGGGTGCCTATAAAGGATATATCGATGGCATCATGGGAAGCCACGGTGCGTTATTCTTTGAACCATATAATGACCGTCCTGGTTACTATGGCCGTTACCGTCACCACACTAGTGACGATCCGGAAATGTTAGAAGAAAATATGGAAAAAATGTATGCTTACTTGCTCGAAGCCAATAAAGGCGGCTTTAAAGCAAACGTGCATGCGATCGGCACAAAGGGTGTCGCGCTGATGCTTGATACATATGAGCGCTTACAAAAAGATGTGGGTGGTTCACTTGAAGGTTTCCGCGTCATTCATAACCAGGTTGTTCGTCCTGTTGATTTCCCACGCTTTAACCAGCTGGGCGTGATTGCGGAAATTAACCCATACCATCTTTCTGACGATATGCGCTGGATGGAAGAACGTATCGGGTTTGAACGTTCAAAAGGGGCATATGCCTTTAATTCACTGCTTAAAAACGGCTCAACATTGATTTTTGCATCTGACTGGCCGGGTACAAATGCCGCAGAATATTACAACCATCCGAAATATCTGCTGAATGCTGCTGTAAACCGCACAACACTTCAAGGAACACCAGAAGGTGGTTGGTTCCCAGAAGAGAAAATCAGCCTTGAAGAAAGTATTAAAGCATACACAATCAATGGTGCAGAGGGTACATTTGAAGGTCACGTTCGTGGTTCGATCAAAGAAGGTAAATATGCCGATCTTGTGATTATTGACCGTAACCTGTTCAATATTCCGCCTGCTGACCTTATCAATATGGAAATTGATATGACCATGGTTAACGGTAATATCGTTTATGAACGTGTTGCCAACTAA
- a CDS encoding NAD(P)/FAD-dependent oxidoreductase: MDKPYAHAGEKYEYIDSYYSRTLDDKGGFPQLEGDVTTSVCVIGGGMAGVATASSLVEKGEKPVLIEANRIGWGASGRNGGFVSSGYSKGAGDIVKMVGKSHARELYKLTNDALDTINRRMGDQADNLKANNYGHFEVSWFNEPGVVENYVEFINDLMDVNYEYWPKEKFRDYYKSNHYHDAYLKPQALQLHSLNYTRHSARVAENGGAGIYEKSPAVDIKKTENGWKVTTEKGSVTADRIVMCCSAYIGNLNFRLSNATLPVATYVLLTEPLGDRLKSAIEGRWGVSDNRFSSNYYRTFEDTSLFWGGRVSMFNPQGKKLEKIMMDDLLVVYPQLKGIKANVAWGGFMGYPVHKMPQIGELEPGFWYAQGFGGSGMTATVAGGEVVADAIVNGDERYKLFEPFGLDYAGKPFGPIVAQTAYWLFQLRDAYKEWRLNR; encoded by the coding sequence ATGGATAAACCATACGCACACGCCGGGGAAAAGTACGAATATATTGATAGTTATTATTCAAGAACCCTTGATGATAAGGGCGGATTCCCACAATTAGAAGGTGACGTCACGACATCAGTTTGTGTGATTGGCGGCGGCATGGCCGGGGTTGCCACCGCATCCAGTCTTGTGGAAAAGGGTGAAAAACCAGTCCTTATCGAGGCAAACCGAATTGGCTGGGGCGCATCAGGCAGGAATGGTGGTTTTGTCAGTTCCGGTTATTCAAAGGGGGCAGGTGACATTGTTAAAATGGTTGGAAAAAGTCACGCAAGAGAACTTTATAAACTGACCAATGATGCACTTGATACCATAAATCGCCGCATGGGTGATCAGGCAGATAATCTTAAAGCCAATAATTATGGCCATTTCGAAGTGTCATGGTTTAATGAACCGGGTGTCGTTGAAAATTACGTTGAATTTATCAATGATCTGATGGATGTGAATTATGAATATTGGCCAAAGGAAAAATTCCGCGATTATTATAAATCCAATCATTATCATGATGCCTATTTAAAACCGCAGGCATTACAGCTTCATTCATTAAACTATACCCGTCATTCAGCAAGGGTTGCTGAAAATGGTGGCGCGGGCATTTATGAAAAATCACCGGCAGTGGATATTAAGAAAACTGAAAATGGCTGGAAAGTAACAACGGAAAAGGGTTCGGTTACCGCAGACCGTATTGTCATGTGTTGCAGTGCCTATATCGGGAATTTGAATTTCAGGTTGTCTAACGCGACTTTACCGGTGGCGACATATGTTCTTTTAACGGAACCGCTTGGTGACAGATTAAAAAGCGCCATCGAAGGGCGTTGGGGCGTCAGTGACAATCGCTTTTCATCTAATTATTACCGTACATTCGAAGACACCAGCCTGTTCTGGGGCGGCCGTGTCAGTATGTTTAATCCGCAAGGCAAAAAGCTTGAGAAAATCATGATGGATGACTTGCTGGTTGTTTATCCACAGCTTAAAGGCATTAAAGCCAATGTGGCGTGGGGTGGTTTCATGGGATACCCAGTTCATAAAATGCCACAAATCGGCGAACTTGAGCCCGGTTTCTGGTATGCGCAGGGTTTTGGCGGTTCCGGTATGACCGCGACTGTTGCGGGTGGTGAGGTGGTCGCCGATGCGATTGTGAACGGTGACGAACGGTATAAGCTGTTTGAACCATTTGGCCTTGATTATGCAGGAAAGCCGTTTGGCCCCATTGTGGCACAAACGGCTTACTGGCTTTTTCAACTGCGGGACGCCTATAAAGAATGGCGCCTTAACAGATAA